In the genome of Urocitellus parryii isolate mUroPar1 chromosome 7, mUroPar1.hap1, whole genome shotgun sequence, the window CGCGGCCGGCCGCACGGGCGGAgcatcctccccttccccctcccggTCCAGCTCCGGTGGGACACGCCCAGAGTGGCCGACCCCCACCCGCCAGCCGGGCGGCAGGAGCCAGCAGGCCCGTCCATCGGAGGAGGGGCCTCGGCTTCCCGCGCCCAGCCCTAGTGCCCTCGCCTCATCTCACCTCTTCCCACCTGTCTCCCTCCACGCCTGATCCTGGGTGGGCGGGCACCTCCGGAGCCCTGGCCTTCAGGCGGAAGGCTGCAGGGGAGTGGATGAATGGGTCCAGATGGCCAGGCGGAGGGGCAGCCCATGCAGGGTCCCACAGGCTTTGGTGTTGGGGGAGGGCAGCTCTGCGCTCACCCCAACCTCCACAGCAGCCTCAGCCACTGACCGCAGCCTTGCTGAGAAGCTAGACCAGATCACCAGGGCTGTCCACTGTGTGGCAGCCAAGGGTAGACGCCTCCTTGTAGGAGGTGGGACTTGAGGGCGCCATCCCCGGGGCCACACTTCTGGGGGTCCTAGCCGAAATCTGTACTCAGCCAGTTGCTAGCCTTGGGTGGCAGTATCCAGCCTGGCAAATGAGGCCAGTGTTTCCACCCCACTGGCCCGGCGAAGAGGATGTGAGCGGACAAGTGGGAGCCTGCAGGGGTAGGAGGCAGGCAGCAGAACCAGGGTGGAGGGCCCAGgccagcgcccccccccccagccttcTGACCTCTCCCTGGAAGCAGCCCCTGCCCCTGTGTATCTCTGCACTGGTGGGGACAGGGCTGAGGGTGCTGGCTTCCTCCCGCAGGGAGGGGCACACTGCTGGTtacctgattatttatttatttttagtttttggtggacacaacatctttatttaatttttatgtggtgctgaggatcgaccccagcgccccgcgcatgccaggcgagtactaccgcttgagccacatccccagccctggttaccTGTTTTCACAACAGTGTCAATGAGGGAAGGAAGAATGGGAACCCGGAAGCaggccctccctctccctgattCAGCACCTCCAACCCTCAAAGGCCAGGTCCTAGCACAAAGGGACTGCTTCCTTGGTTCTCAGGGGTCTGGAATTTGATTGAAGGAATATAATTGTCCCTGTGCCTGCCACCTGCCTGGACCACAAAGGCAGGGTCGTTGCAGGGACCTGGCCTGCACTCCTGGGGCTGACAGTCCAGCCGAAGGATTCAGGCTGCTGAAGGGTGAGGTTTCTGGGGAGGCCAAGAAAGAGCAGGCTGGGGCACAGGGTTGTATGGGAGGTGTGCAGTACAGGCAGAGGGGAGAGTACAGGGGCCCCACAGCCCTGACTTGGGAGGGTACCGTGGAGTCTCCCCGAGGGCCAAGGTTCTCCATGTACCCCTCCCGTGAACTGTCCCCCGTCAGCTCCTGGCGGTCTGGGGTATGGGGCCTTGGAAGGACCTCCAGGGATCAGCCCTGGGGAGTACCTGGAGCTCCTGCTAACTCAGATGCACCCAGGGAGATCAGCTTTCTGTAACCCAGAGGCCAGTTTATTTCTGGGCTGGTTCACATGCTTCCCTGGGAGGGTAAATGTCACCAAAAGGCCAGGCTGCTGGGCGTGCCCATGGATATGCTGTGGGAGAGGGACCATGGTGGGTGCTGCTTCCTCCTCTGGGTGGAGACAGATGGATAATTAGCCTGCACACACCTCAGCCTACCTATGCTCAGGGTCCCTGGGAGGTGGAGCCACAGACTTGCTCTTCCTGAGTAGCCAGGTGTAAGAGGTCCTAGACCCTCACTCCACCTACCCTGCCCCAAGCCTGGCTGGCAGACAGCCAGCTTAAAGTCAACCTCTGGTCTGAAAAACCACAACCTTGCTGAAGCCTCACTCTGCAGTGTCTCTGGGTGACAGGCTGGAGTAGGCACTGGAGAGCCACTTCAGGGTGCCTGAGCTGGGTGGCAATGGACCACAGTGCTGGGCCTTGGTTGGGAGCTTCTGCCCCAGGCGCCACAATCTCCGTGGCACAGAGGATCTTCCACGTGTGACCAACTTTGAAGGGCCTAGTACAGGCTGTGCTCTCCTGGCCTGAGTCCTGGCACCAGCCCCCCTCTGCCTGCCTTCCCAAGCcacaacccaggggtgctcttctcCAGCAGGTGGCAGATGTCTCTGCTTCCCAGCAGTCCCTACTGCCTCCTGAGGACCCTGGATGCCTCCAAGAGGGCCCAGCCCCGGTGGGCAGTGGACAAGCAAGGGGGACTTCAAAAGGCCGGGGTGCCTGTGATTCCCCTAGCAGGACTGGGCAGGGCTGGTACAGCCCCAGCTGCCTCACTCTGTTTCTGGGGAGGGCCCTGGGCATGTGGGGTCAGGCTGCTGCTGTGGCCATTACTGAGCACTCCCCTCCTGGACTTTGCAAGGCCCTcgattcattcatttaatttttgcagtACTCATGTGTGCTAGGCCAGGACTCTGCACTACGTCCCAGCCTGCCTGACTCATTTCAGAAAGTGCTATAAGCATCCAAGGCCACACTCCAAGCAAGTGGGGGCTGGCAGGGACAATCGCCCCTCCCACATTGGCTCCTTCGCAGTGAGTGGTCTCTAGGGTGACTGGTCAGCTCCCTGCTGTGTGGGCTCTTAGGTCTTTTATCTAGGCACTAAGATGATGCAGTGATCCTGCCCTCAGTGCCCCTTGCAGTGTGTCCTCACTGTGCATGATGTTCCTCCTTTGGCCCCACTCCCGGCTGGGGGTCTCAGCTGGGCACAGCATCACAGAACTGGTGTGGCCCCTGCAGGGGGGATGGGGGGACGGGCCACCCAGCTGAGTGGAGTCTCTAGCATGCCTGAAGGTATCCCCTGGGGCCCGATTTTCAGGAAGACGTGGGGAAGGGGGTGGGATGCGGCCCAAGCCTATCCCCCCCCCCAGGTACCTGCCGCAGGGGCGGTCACACCATGGACAATGGCTAACCTGACACGCCAGGGCTGCATTTTCTTCCCCAGAGAGCTGGCTGGCTGCACACCACTGGTGGGAGACGCTGCGCAGGCTACACTGAAGGCCTCGGGTTCCAGACACCCAGGGACACAGACCCTGTCACAGCTCTCTCCCTGGTGAGGTGGGGATGTGGGATTGGCAACTTCcaatgggatgggatgggaaggTGGAAATCTGGTCCCAACATTCCGACTTACTCTGTCTTAGAGGAGCTAAGCTCCTGGAATTTACAAGGGAAGTCAGCCCTGGGCCTGTGTGGGGCTTAGGACAATTCGCTCCTTCCTTGGcagccttgggggggggggggcaatggAAGCCTCCTCCTGACCTTCCTGGGTATACCGTCAGGTGCCCTCATCTGACCTATCAGGTCGGGACCCTTGGCCTCTCCCCAACCCCAATCTGGCTTGTTCCCATACGAAGGCCTCTGCCCTGTACAGCCAGGAAGCTGAATAGGGGTGGGGAGAACAGGGGCAGGGAGCCTGACCCTTCTGGGGGCAGGAGAGCAAGGGTAAGCCTGGCCATCTTATCTAGACAGCGGGGCAGAGGTTGGCAGCACCCTCGCACGCCCTCCAGGGGAGGGCTTGACATGGCCCGAGGAGGGGGAGGGATGTTAAATGCCAGCTCCTGCAGGCTGAATGCAGCGGGCCACAGGGGTAGGACACACACCAGCCAGGCTGTCCACCCAGCGGGGTCTGCACTTTCCAGGAGGCAAAAGTCCTGGCTGAGCCCAAATCAGCCCTTGCCCTTCAGAAAGCCAGCCGCAGgagcaggaggctggggaggggtgggtgCAGCAGGGCAGGCTGCTCGCGGAGCCCCTGCAGCCGTGAGTGCAGTGCTAGCCCTTGCCTGCCTCTGAGACTCTGGGCCCATTCACCCAACTCAGCCCTGCTTCCTCTCTCCCCAGGTGCGGCAGAACCAGCCCTCCTGGCCATGGGAGGAGCTGTGGTGGACGAGGGTCCCACGGGCGTCAAGGCCCctgatgggggctggggctgggccgtGCTCTTTGGCTGCTTTGTCATCACGGGTTTCTCCTACGCCTTCCCCAAGGCGGTGAGCGTCTTCTTCAAGGAGCTCATGCGGGAGTTCGGGATTGGTTACAGCGACACAGCCTGGATCTCCTCCATCCTGCTGGCCATGCTCTACGGCACAGGTGAGGCCGTCGGCTCTGGGACAGGCTGGCCAAGTCCTGGTGGCCACAGGAGCCCAATGGGTGGGGCTTGTCCCAGGGTTGAGCCCAAACCATTGTAGATCCACAGTGGCCTAAAGGGAGCCCTGGAGACGGGGACCTGCTAGAAAGCAGTCTGTCTCCACCCCTGTCCCAACATGTGGGTTGTTCAGACAGTCCCAGAGGGCGAGGTCGCAGGGAGCCCTCCTCTGCACCATGGCTAGTCCTTGATGACCTGCCCAGGCCCACCAGAGCATCATGGGAATACGCCCCATGGGTGGCTGGGCTCTGCCCTTGGGGAACCAGGTCTGCAGGGCTCCTGGCATCCCTGCTGAGTTGAGGGTGGCATTGGGAGGAGAGGCCCTGGGCACTGGACAGGCACAGCCTAGCTGGAGGCCGGGGCAGCCCCTCCTCAGCAGCCGCCTCCCCGCAGGTCCCCTCTGCAGCGTGTGTGTGAACCGCTTTGGCTGCAGGCCTGTCATGCTCGTGGGTGGCCTCTTCGCGtccctgggcatggtggctgcCTCCTTCTGTAGGAGCATCATCCAGGTCTACCTCACCACAGGGGTCATAActggtgagcagggcctggccgGGAGCTTCTGGGGGTGGGATCTGGGGGAGCAGGGAGCACAGCCCCCCCCCCAGGCAAGCAGCAGGGGTTCCTATCAGACCACACAGCACAGGGCCAGCGTGGAGGGCGGGGGCAGGGACACAGGTCTGGGGCCCGGGAGGGTCTCACCCTGTGCCTGCGCCTGCCCCTGCAGGCTTGGGCCTGGCTCTCAACTTCCAACCCTCCCTCATCATGCTCAACCGCTACTTCAACAAGCGGCGCCCCATGGCCAATGGGCTGGCGGCCGCGGGCAGCCCCGTGTTCCTGTGTGCGCTGTCGCCGCTGGGGCAGCTGCTGCAGGACCGGTACGGCTGGCGGGGTGGCTTCCTCATCCTGGGCGGCCTGCTGCTCAACTGCTGCGTGTGCGCTGCGCTCATGAGGCCCCTGGTGGCACCCCAGCCGGCCGGGGCACCAGGCCCCCAGCGGCCTGCCCGGCGCCTGCTGGACCTGAGCGTCTTCCGGGACCGGGGCTTCGTCATCTACGCCGCCGCCGCCTCCATCATGGTGCTGGGGCTCTTCGTACCACCCGTGTTTGTGGTGAGCTACGCCAAGGACCTGGGTGTGCCCGACACGCAGGCTGCCTTCCTGCTCACCATCCTGGGCTTCATCGACATCTTCGCCAGGCCCACAGCTGGATTCATCACCGGGCTCAAGAAGGTGCGGCCCTACTCGGTCTACCTCTTCAGCTTCGCCATGTTCTTCAACGGCTTCACCGACCTGACGGGCTCCACCGCCAGCGACTACGGCGGCCTGGTGGTCTTCTGCATATTCTTTGGCATCTCCTACGGCATGGTGGGGGCCCTGCAGTTTGAGGTGCTCATGGCCATTGTGGGCACCCACAAGTTCTCCAGTGCCATTGGCCTTGTGCTGCTGCTGGAGGCTGTGGCTGTTCTCGTCGGACCCCCGTCGGgcggtgagtactgctgggggcAAAGGCGGGCAGGCCCTGGGCTTCCTAGGGGCTCACTGAGGGCCCTGGTCAGGAGTGAGCAGCGGGCCCCCAGCCGGGCAGGAACACCCACAGGCCTGGCAGCTGCTTTCAGGCCGTCTGCACACAGAGGGACGGCTTGCGGGGGGCCACTCCCGTGCTTGAAACTCTGGGCCTCTGCTGAGGAAACTCCCAGTGGGATCTGGAAAGTCCAACTGGAGGGCAGCATGGCCAGGTCCTGGCTCAAGGAGAGGTCACTTAGCAGGCCCTAGCCCCTTTAGCCCCTGGCTGTTCCTTTTCCTCAGAAGGatcctggggtggggtggggtggggtcagaGGTCACACAAGTGGCCCTCCCTGTCTTGGGGTTGCTTGGTCACAGGGCACAGGGCCAGGCTGAGTCCAGCAGTGCCCCTCCTGAGTGGGCAGCAGGGCCACACCTGGGTACTCTGCAGTGCCACCTCTGCTTTTAGGGCCTGTCTCTACTCTCttgagaggaggcaggaggggacgTGGGGACGGCAGGAAGACCTCAGAGGGCCtcgggggagggagagggggcacTTCTGCAAGTCAGACACCACAGGGGCTTCTGTAggagcctggccctggggtgTGGCCGTGCCCTTGGAGCAGCTGGTGACCCAAGTCCCCCTACAGGCAAGCTGCTGGATGCGACCCACGTCTACCAGTACGTGTTCATCCTGGCGGGGATTGAGGTGCTCACCTCCTCCCTCGTGCTGCTGCTGGGCAACTTCTTCTGCATCAAGAAGAGGCCAGAGGCGTCACAGCCTGAGGAGGCTACCTCAGAGGCAGAGAGGCTCCACAAGCCCCCCACGGATGTGAGGGTGGACTCCCGGGAGGTGGAACACTTCCTGAAGGCAGAGCCTGAGAAAAACGGGGAGGTGGTCCACACCCCGGAGACCAGCGTGTGAGTGGCCTGGCGGGGCTGGCAGGGTGCAGGGAAGAGCTACAGAGACTGGCAACGCTTGTATTTATTTCACAAACAGGACCAGCTTAGGCAGGGCCACTGGCTCAGCGCTGGATGCTGGTCATCGGGTCATCACCTGACCTGTGTTTTGCGGGGAAGGTGGCGGGGTGGGAACGTGTCATTCCACAGCGGATCTGCGGTGAAGCCAAGCCCATGGTTACAAGCCGCCTGCTCACCCCAAGCAGCCCATGCCCCCCACGTGGTCAAGGACCTAGAAGCCCAGGCTTTGAGACAACATGACTTTAATAGGAGGGCGGGCTGGGGCAGGCTGGCGAGCGGACACCTCCCCGAGGCCTTCCCTGGTGCCTGTCTGACCCCCCGCCCTGCCCTCACCTCCTACGGTGCCCACCCCTCTCTGTCTAGGGTACAAAGAGCTCATTCCACCTGTGAAGGTGCGAAATAAACCTGCGTGTGGCAGGAGTCTGGGGGGCCTGGTCCTCGGAACTACGTGTGGTGTGTGCTGGTGTACCCTCAGCTCGCTTGGGTTTGGAAATGACCTGGTTGTTCTTACAAACTGCTCTGGTCCTCGTCAGTTTTCCTACTGCTGTCTGCTCTGGAACATTCCCTGAGCAGCGACTGTGTTCACAGGGCACAGAGGGTGGAGAGAagggggcaggcagggagggggctgCAAGCTAGAGGGGTCCCCAGCTGGGTGCCTGGACCCGCAGGACCCAGTGTGGTGCGAGGGCTGAGTGgaggtgcagtgggagctccgtTTCCTGCGTGTGGCCTCAAAACACACTTTCCTGCCTTCCATTTATTTGTCCCCTGGTTGGCTGGTAGATTTGCTCTATGTGGCCAGCACCTGTTGATCTCTGCTCCCCGTCCTCCTCCATCCAGCCCGTGCTCAGCGCTCGGGCTTGCCCTGGGCACCTCACACCCACCTGCCCTTGTGGCCAGCGGCGGCCTGCGTGGCTGGGAGCCCGGTCAGAGGCAGCTGAAGCCCCTCAGTAGGTGGTGCGTCGTGGGCGCTGGGGACGGCAGCGGGCACCCTGACGGGCCGCGTGCAGCCGAAGAGACGCCATGTCCCTGCTCCTCTGCAACGAAAAGGAGGCGAGAGCTCACGTCTCGGGCCCAGTCTCTCCTCTGTCCCGACCTCGCTTCGTTGGGCCCGGGCCCTGGCCCTGTCCGCTTCTGTGAGGAAGCCAGGGGCAGTTTCATCTGCTGGCAGCCCTGATACAGTCCCATGGCTCTGGGGTGCCCTTGCCTTCTCTGGTCTTCCTGTACCCTAAATCAGGGGCTTGGCTGGTGGGCAGTGCTAGCAGCTGCAGAGGTGATGGGCTAGCCCAGATGGCCCAGGGCCATACATGTCCTCAGGTTATCAACCTTGCCACATGCAGTGGGAACCCCAGGCCTCAGGACAGGATGAGTCCAGGTCATGGCCACAGGCCATCTCCAGGAACCAGAGGGCGGCACAAAACATGGGGTTTCTTCCCTCCTGGACCTGGCTGCCCCTGAAACTATGGCAAGAGCTGATCCACCACCAATGATTACTCTCTCCTGGTTCCCGAGTCTCCCACCTACAGCGGGCCCTCTTCCCCTGGGTGACTGCTCCAGGGCTGTCAGGCCTTTCCCTCCTGTCCCACACTTACACCCAGAGCACGTGGCCAGGGCATAAGAGAGCCAGGAAATGGTGATTCCTGAAAGTTAGGCTTTGGGGACCCGAGTGATTCTGAGATGGTCAGGATGTTGGGATGCTCCCTGGGAAGACGACTACAGCTCAGCTGGGAAGGACCCACTGCGGGTTTGCCCTTTCCTGGGGGAGGCAGCGTGGCCCTGAAGCCCTCCAGACCTATGAGCCAGTGGTTCTAGATGGTCTCCAAGCACAGGGAAAAGGACACTTCACATCCTTAAGCTGTGGCTGCTAGGCAGGTGATACTGACCAGTGGGCAAGGTATGTGGCAGAGGGCCAAAAGAGTCAAGGAAGGCCCCAAATACCCTGGAGGAAGCTGGGGCACACCAGAACCTGGGCTATGACCAGGGCTGCCCCACAGTGAGGATCTGGGCAGCAAAGGAGCTCACATGCAGCACCCTGTGAAGGCCAACCCTGAGCAGCACATCCATCAGGCCCATGCCAAGTGCGCCCACGCAGGCCTGTAGAGAGCACAGACATCCCCTGGTCCCCACACCAGTACTGGGGTCCAACAACCTGGGCTGCTGCCTGATCACGTGCTGGGGGCGCAACTCTGATCCCTGCCCTCATGCTCTCCTGGGCCGCCCCCTCCTGGGCCTCTACCAAGAACTCCCAGGTCCAGGCATGCGTGGGACCCAGAGAGGGCCTTGGTGGCTGGGGGACACCATGTCCTGAACCCCTGCGAGGCCCACTGTGGGGCTCAACACTGCAGCCTGGCCTCAGGGATGCAGGATCACAACCAGCTCCTCACCTCCAGCACTGGCACCCTTAAAGGTTCATGGCACCCAAATGTGGATGGCTGCAGAGGCAGTGGGTGAACCACTACCCCATGCCTTCTGGTTCTGCTTGGGGAAGGTGCCAGCCTGGGCAGAGCTGACAAAAGTGTCTTGCCCCAcagccagggaggggagggacagggagatcCCTGCCAGCACCTCCGGGAACCCGTGTGAGGCAGGATTGACCAACTTGGAGTGTCTGGGGAACAGGCAGGCTGCAGGGGGCTGGGAAAAGGCAATTCAGGCCCAGGGCCAGGTGTCCTGGTTACGGGCGTCTAGCTGGGTGAGATGGTGGGAAGGCACTGCAGGAGTCTGGCAGGACTGCCGAGGGAGCTCCCCTCTGGCACATGCGCACATGCCTGCACAGGGCTTGTCTGTTCCTGGCTCCAGCAACCTCCAAGTGGGTGGACTAGGAAGTCCTGTCCACACCTGACTGCTGCAAATGCACCCTGACCCGGGGGGCCTGGCTGCTGCCTGCAGAAAGGCAGACCAGGAGGTTAGGAGAGGCCTGGGCGCAGCTCCAGCAGCAGCGGCCTGATGCCCACCCTGAGAAGGTATGTTGTGGTGAAGTGTACGCCCTCTCCCTGCACCTATGGGAATTTGAGTAGCAGTCACCATAGGGAAAATGCTGTCCACCGTGGGGTTCACCAGTCATCTTGCTAGCTTGCTCATTGTCTACTTTCCAGAAAGCCTGAGGTGCTGGTGTGCTTCTGGCCAACGTAGCCCCTGGGGCATGGAGGTCAGGGGACTATCTCTGAAAGGGCACTAGGCTGGAGAGGGGCCCTTGGAATCACTGCATGCACCCCCGGCTCCAGCTCACACCCACCACAGTCCACtctggggaggtgggaggtgtCCTTCTGGAGCCTGCTCTAAGCAGGTCCTCAACACCACAGGCTAAGAGGACATGCAGACTGCCACCCTCCCTGTCAGTTTCCCATGGTCAACCTGAACCCTTGGAAAACTCAGCTGATGAAATAAAGACCACTCAAAAGGGGCTGGGAACAAAGGTAGAAGTcattatgaatttattatttacataattgtTAAAGTACACAAATACAGTGGTAGTACAAATGCACAGCTCAGAGACTGGTCACAAGACACAGGATGATACACACTCAACTACGCTGCCTGCCAGTGATGACGGGGTTACATACTGGCCGAGAACTGCAACAGCCACACCCGAGGGATCAGGACGGGTCTGTTCCCAGTGCAAGCCAGCAGTCCCAGGCCAGGCCTGGTGCAGGGTCGGAGGCTGCCTGCCACCAGCCTTCTGGAACCATGTTGGGACCATGGGTATTGACAAAGGGTACTTGCCACACGGGACAGCTGCTGACAGGCCAAGGCCCAACTTTAATGAAGGGGTTCGCCACCACGAAAACCTCACACTCACCATGACCTGTCCCGAACTCCCTCAGCACTCCCAGAAATGCAGCCCACCCGGTCAAGGCCCCACACTCCAAAATTCTAACAGAGTAACCAGTTCAGGATTCAGGAAGCAGCACTCACAGGCTCAGGAAGACGGCCGGCCCACTGGACAGCGCCACTGTGCGTGGGGACACCACGGCACACCAGCAGCCTACTGCGGTGCTGGGCCGGGGAGCTCTGGGGAAGGAGGGGCAGCCACAGTGGCACTGTCAGGCCCCACCAAGGGTGCCGGCTACCAGCAGCACTCACTCCACAGGCTGGCAGAAGAAATGGAAACGGACCCATGCACATGTATACTGCACCCCATTTCCCAGATGGGGCCCCCAGAACCACTGCTGTCTCTACCATCTGGTGTATGACAGCACAGAATCTCAGCAGGGAAGAGCATCTTAAATTCTAGCTGCAGCAGCAGAGCAACCAGTGCCCACAGCACAGGACAGGACAGGAAGAGACTGGACTGGCTCACAGGGGCTGCCTCCTCACAGACGTCCAGCTCAAGGTCATGAAGTAGGTGGTGCCACCTTTCTGGAGGCGAAGATTCTTGGTGCAGCTGGACAAGCACCCGACTTGGCGCTTTAGGGCGGGTTCCCTTCAGCACACCCCGAGTCTGTGAGGACAGCCTGCTCCCTAGCTTCCAGCAGAGGCGATGGCGGTGACCATGTGCGCAGCAGTGTGTAAGCTGTTCAGAAACTTCGCAAAGTCAAAGGTAGAGAggaaccaccaccaccaaagtgACCACACGGGACACCCAACAGGAACTCGGGGTGGCCGACTCACAGTCCTCTCCCCCCAGAAAACCAGGAACGCACACCCAGCTTTGAGTCTCGGAactccccaggcctctgcctggGCACCGCAGAGCTCTGACCCCCAAGGCCTCACTCCCTTCTCCGCGGCAGCCTGAGCCTAACCTGCATTCGACCAGGCACCTCAGCCTGCAGTGGGGGGTGGCTGGTGGGTCCGAGGCACACAGGCGCATATAACCACAACTTCTGACGAGATTTTCTCTCAACGGACAACACAACacgagaaaacaaacaaacagaacacaCATCCTTGTCCTTCACGTGCACCCCTCTTCTGCCTCCATTTCACACAGACGCTCCAGCCAGGGTCTGTCTCAGGAGTCTTTGAAATCAACATCTTTTTTAAGACCGCAAAACAgacaagaaagaaacaataaaaagacgGATTTCTTTACACAGATTTAAGCCAGTAATTTTTAGCAAAATGATACAAAACTGTCTTAACCAAGTAGAAGACTGGTAGTTGCAGTGGGATCGCCAGGGAGCACAGGTTCGCCACCACTGGAAGGAGCTGCGGCTCTTGACAGGGAGTTGGGTTCTCTATGCAAGTCTCCCACACTCTGCTCTTCTGCCCAGCCCTGTGGAAACCGGGCTCACGTGGGGGCCACGCCGGCAGCCCCTGGCGATGGCGGCTCTCAGAGCCTGTCCGTTTAGTTTGTTTTGATTCCCCATGAGCATCGCTGGGTGAGTGGCCTGGAGGGCTCCCGGCGTTAACATTTCGGGTCTAGACCGGGGGGCGTGTCACTAGTAAAGCCATTGGTAACAGAGTAGATCAGCCATGCATTGTCTGCCCTTCACAGCAAAAAGGAGAGTCTCATCGGTGCACGACAGACTGAAGACCGCTGGAAGCCACCCGACCAGGAATCTGTCGGAGCCAAAGCACAGGACAAGGTCAGCATGAGGCCAGAGGGGCTGGCCAGCAAGGTGATAGGCACAAGTACCACACGATGCATCCTGGGGAGGGGACACACTGCTGCCTGGCCCCAGTCTAGACACCTGTGCCCCAGCTGCACAGAGGGGACTCTGCGGCCAGAACACGTGCTGAGCAGAACAAGTgacaggaagagggaaaggaagaagaggcgTGCAAGCCAGGAGACCGCGGGGCTGCGCTCAGCAGCGATGGCAAGGATCCAAGTTGGGCAGAGATGCCCACTCCCAGGGTCCCCTCCTGAGAAGCAAACGGTTGCTCTAAAAACAGGCACCCCACTTGGGGGAAGACAGGAAAAGCAGTCTTGTCGACGCATCTCCGAGAGTGTGCATGGTGTTAACACTGCACGGGTCCCCAGCACTCCAAGCCCTGGGAAAACCAAGCCCCTGCGGGAAGGAGCCACAAGTGCCACGTGGCCGACAAGAAGGCAGCGCAGCGTAGACACCCGGCCATGCACCGACGGTAGGGAGCAGGTGGCTGTGGCTGGGTGGGTTAACACAGACGACAGCTGCGTGGACAGGATGGGTGGGCAGGGACCAAGTTTGGAAAGAACACAAAATGAGGACAGAGATAAATGAGAGAGGAAGTGGGACGACTGAAAAAGCCGGGATAGGTAGAGACCACCAGGAGCCTGAAGGCAGCAAGAGCTCAAGAGCCCGACACCAAGCGTGGCGCCACTCAGCTGAGCACGACAGACACGCCCAACTGCAGCACAGGGAGGCCAAAGGCGAGGCCACAGCGGATGGTCCCCTGGGGTTGTTCCGTCCGAGACCAAGGATGGATCTTCCCCCAGACTGGGCAGCTGACCACGGCTGCTCTAGGACCCACGCAGGGAGAACAAAGCAGAAGAAGCCTCACTCTACTGCCAGCACCTGGCATGCAAGCCCAGCCCACTGAGTCCCCAAGGCGGTGGGGAGTGGTGGCTCCCTCCCCGCCTGGCGCTGGCCATCTGCTGAGCCCCACCATGAGCACACTCACCCAGTGCTGCCTTCTGCGGAGACGAGCAGCTACTTGCCGTGGTGTTCGAAAGGAATGCTATTCTGAGGTGGGGAAAAGACAGCTGTTGGTAAGCGTCCCTCTGGCTGGACCAGCACGCGAGGCCCCGACCCGACTGCCCACGTGGGGCCTGTGTGCGGACGTGCCTCCTTGCCTTGGCCAGGTCCACAGATGCTGACAGTGCCACCTCAGGAACCAGGGAAAGTCGATCTCTCCACGCGGCTCAGGGCTCACTGCCCTCTCATTGCTGGCCCTCCGATGAGAGTGGCCACTCTTTCTCCAGAAATGAGGACACGCGACAGACCCTCCTGACTGCAAATGCACTAAGAGGCCAGCATCCAGGGGaatggcagggctgggcaggccctACAGGGTTTCTCAGCATCTCCCAGGAGACACTACCTCATTAATGGAGGCGCTGGGCTGCAAACCTTATTTGGGAGCAGGGTGTGGATTCAATGAGCCATCAAAAGGAGTAACTGGCACCTTTATGGACAGTACTGAACAAGGAAGGCCCCTCTTAGGGGTCACTGGCCAGACACTCTGCAGGTCTGTGTTCTTGTGGTTGATAAGAACACCTTACACCTGCAGACCAGGCCAGGTGGGATTCTTGGGCTCCCCAGAGGCTAGCTAACACAGT includes:
- the Slc16a3 gene encoding monocarboxylate transporter 4, coding for MGGAVVDEGPTGVKAPDGGWGWAVLFGCFVITGFSYAFPKAVSVFFKELMREFGIGYSDTAWISSILLAMLYGTGPLCSVCVNRFGCRPVMLVGGLFASLGMVAASFCRSIIQVYLTTGVITGLGLALNFQPSLIMLNRYFNKRRPMANGLAAAGSPVFLCALSPLGQLLQDRYGWRGGFLILGGLLLNCCVCAALMRPLVAPQPAGAPGPQRPARRLLDLSVFRDRGFVIYAAAASIMVLGLFVPPVFVVSYAKDLGVPDTQAAFLLTILGFIDIFARPTAGFITGLKKVRPYSVYLFSFAMFFNGFTDLTGSTASDYGGLVVFCIFFGISYGMVGALQFEVLMAIVGTHKFSSAIGLVLLLEAVAVLVGPPSGGKLLDATHVYQYVFILAGIEVLTSSLVLLLGNFFCIKKRPEASQPEEATSEAERLHKPPTDVRVDSREVEHFLKAEPEKNGEVVHTPETSV